GATGACCGGCAGGTTCGGTTGAAAGGCGGCCTCCGACCGGCGTAATTCTCTCGTAGGGAATCGACAATTCTTCGATGGTCATTTTTGCTTTCATTGCATCTCCGCTGGCGGTTTCTTCATGTGCAAAGAACAGCCGTGCAACGCCGTTATTCCGCCTGCAACCGCACGGGGCGATTTCAGAACGGCGTGGAATAGATGCCAATGACCAGGTGTTGTGTGAGCAGACCGGGTGAACCGGTCGCCCACACAACAACAGGTTCAAACATGCTCAACTCCTTCATTTCCCGGCGACGTCTGATGACGGCGGGGTCCATGGCTTCATTCAGCCTGCTGTTTTCGAAGATAGCGTACGGCGCTGGCGCTCCCGACGCCGGGCCCGCCGCAAGCATGGCGACGAGTGTCGTTCCGGCATTTCTCGGCTCGTCGCCGCAAACGCTGCCGCCATTGCCATGGGCCGACAATGCGCTCGAACCGGCCATCTCGGCGCGTACCATCGGCATTCATCATGGCAAGCACCACCGCGCCTATTTCGACAACCTGCACAAGCTCCTTGCCGGCACGCCGCTCGAACAGGCATCGCTCGAACAGGTCATCATGCAGTCGCATGACCAGCCCGCGCTCGCCGACGTCTTCAACAACGCCGCGCAAGCATGGAACCACAACTTCTACTGGAACTCGCTGAGCCCGGCGCCGAGCGCGCCGGGCGAGAAGCTTCAAGCGGCAATTGGTCGCAAGTTCGGTTCCGTCGAGGCACTCGCGAAGACGCTCGCCGCGACGTCGGCATCGCAGTTCGGCAGCGGCTGGGGATGGCTCGTGCTCGATCGCGGCGAACTCGCGGTCGTCAAGACGAGCAACGCGGAAACACCGTTCACGCGTGGACTCGTGCCGCTGCTGACCGTCGATGTATGGGAGCATGCGTACTACCTGGACTATCAGAACCGTCGGCCGGATTATCTGGCCGCGACGCTGTCGCGCCACCTGAACTGGGCGTTCGCCTCGGCCAATCTCGAGCGCGCCTCAGGTGGAGCGGGGTAGTTGCAGGTTTTCATCGTATCGGCTCAAAGGGAGTATCACCATGTTTCGCTTGTCACGCAGAATGCGCCATTCGATCGGTGCCGGATGGCTGTTGGCAGTAGTCGGCACGTCGGCCGGCGCCGCCTCGATCGATCCGCCGGATGCGCACGCGCTTTTGAGCGCGACCGCATCCGGCGTCCAGATTTACTCGTGCGAATACGGCGCGAATCACACGCTCGGCTGGGTGTTCCGCAGTCCGCGCGCCACCTTGTTCGACGCCAGCGGGACCGCGGTGATCGAGCATTCGGCGGGTCCTTCCTGGGAAGCCCGTGACGGCAGCCGGATCGTGGGCCGTGTCCTCGCGCAGATGCCGGGTAACACGCCGAACGCCGTGCCGCAGCTCCTGCTGGAAACACATTCGACGGGCGCGAAGGGCATGTTGAGCGACGTGCGCTACGTGCAACGCACGATGACCGCGGGCGGTGCCGCGCCGACAGCGCCATGCACCGTCGAACACGCGCCTGGCAGCTCGCCGTACATCGCCACTTATACCTTTTTCAAGTAACAAGCGGCTGCGGGCGTTAGCGCCCGCCGGTCGCGATCGTTCATGTTAATTCGGATAACTACGTTTATAAAGTCGATGGAATACGGCGGCCTTTCGCGTGTTATCTGAAGCAAGAGGCAAATGAACGGACCACCTGGGTTCAACGCACAACGCAGACCATGGAAACTGAATTCATCGCTCATCAGGATTGGACGGAATGGCTGGACGCGCTGTCGGATGAAGCGCCGTGCGGACCCGATCTCGAATACGACCCGCGCTTCCGCGAACTCGAGCAAGCCGTTAGCGGACGTCCTGAAGCGGAATACGGCGCCACGCTAGTCGCCGCCGTACCGCCCGACTGGGTTGCGGCAAACGCCTTGTGCATCGAGTTGATGGCGCATACGCGAGACCTGCGTGTGGTCGCGTGGCTTGCGCGAGCGCGACTGGCTCGCGAGGGTGTTGCCGGGCTCGCGGATGGCCTCGCGCTCGCCGCGACGCTTCTCGATCGCAACTGGGATCACGTGCATCCGCAACTCGGATGGATTGAAGGCGATACCCCAGCCGTTCTTGAGATTGGCATCCGTGTTCGGTGCGCTCACGCTGCCGTCGGAAACCAGCACGGTGGCCTTGAAAGGGCCGGTGGCCGGGGTCGGCGGCGTGGCATTGTCGCTGCCGCCGCACGCGGTGAGTATTACCGTGCAAGCGGCGAAAGACCAGGCAATCACTGCCTTTTGACGCAGTTTCATTTCGCTGATTCCTTTTCGTGTTCGGAGTAGCGCCCGCCGCAATCGTCTTTCTATCTGCGATGCACGCGAACGAACGATCCCGGAGTGCGCAAAGAAATGGCCGTGCAATCACGGAGCAGTCATTCCGCGGACCGAATTGCCCAATCCCTTTGGCGCTGAATCGTCCTTCTCCGAACGCCTGTGCTGACGGCTTTATTCCACGACGGCAACGAGCCGTGGACGACGAGAAGCGTTGTGCTTCTCTGGAATACCTCGTCGGCCAAGGGTGTTATGAGAATTGCAAACCGCGCAACTCCCTTCGTCGCCCGATTCGAGGATCCCATGCCTGACCACTACAATCTGCTCGTCTATTACGATGGATCGCCTGAATCCAGATCGGCTTTGCTGCGCGTGGCCCGTTCGGGGTATGCGCTCACCGCTACCGTTCATGTGCTGTCGGTGGTGGATATCGGCTCGGCCGTGGCCAGCAGTCTCGGATACGTATCGGACGTGGCGTGTTCACACATGGAAAGCGTGGCAAAACAGACCTTGAAGGAAGCACTGGATCATTTGACACAGAGCGGAACGGTTGCACGCGGATATGTCGCCGTGGGTAACGTGGTCGATAGCATGGCGAATTACGCAGGCTTGCTCAACGCGGACCTGCTCGTGCTGGGTCACCGGAATCCGCGTGGACTGGCAAGATGGTTAGGCCAGCCATCTACCCACGCGGAGCTCGTGAAACGTGCCGCGGGGCGTGCTGTGATTACCGTGCCGTTGGACTAGAGGATGGCGCCGTGGATCGACATGCCGTTGTCATTGGCGCGGAGAAGGGGATTGGCGCGGCGCAAGCGCCGGAGCGGAATAATTTCGGCGCGTTGCCTGTTGTGAGGGTAGACCTGTCACCGACAGCCAACCGACCCTTGGAGCAACCACCATGTCTCGTCCCGGAACACGCGCGCAACTCATCGAGACGCCGCAACTCGTTACGCTGCCCGAACGCCTGTTCGACTCTGCCGCGGCTCGCCCTCACGCCGTTGCGCTGATCGCCGGAGACGACGGATGGACCTACGATCGTCTGGCGCGGTACATCAGGAGGCTTTCGCAAGGGCTGCTCGCTCAGGGTCTGAAACCCGGCGATCGCGTCGCGCTGCACATGACGAACAAACCGGAAACCGTCGCCGCGTATTACGCGTGCATGCTGACAGGCATGATCGCGGTGCCGCTGAATAACCGGCTCACACGCGCGGAACTCGAGCCGCAGCTCCGACGCCTGCAGGTTTCGTTGTATCTCGGCCAGACTGATCTATACGGCGCGATTGCCGCTGTGGATGCTTCGATTCTCGTTGCGGACAAGCGCTTTCTTGTCGACGGCTCGCCGCAGGGCACGCACGCCAGAGCCTGGAGCGAGTTGATCGAGCACGAGCTAGACGAGCTGCGGCTCGATCCGGTGCGAGTCGATGAACCAGCGCTGCTGCTGTCGACGTCCGGCACCACGGGCGAACCGAAGTTCGTCACGCACACCCCGCGCACTGCATGCTCGATGATGCAAGCTTGCCAGGCCATTGCGTCGAGGCCATACGACGTCACGCTGATTGCCACGCCCATGATGCATGGTGCGGGGCTCTTCACTGCGCTGACCACGCTCGCCGCAGAAGGCACGTGCGTCCTGCTGGACCGGTTCGAACCGGCGGCCGCCCTCGACCTGATAGAACGGCACCGCTGCACGATGATGATGTGGTTGCCGTTCATGTATTCGGAGGCGATCGCCGAGCAGATTGCGCAGCCACGCAACGTCACGTCACTAGGCATCTGCCTCGTCGGCGGCGACACGACGCCGCCGAGTCTGCAGGAGGAGTTCTTGCGGGTGTTCGGCGTCAGGATGCGCAATTTCCTCGGGATGAGCGAAAGCGCGGGCACCTTCACCTATGGATTCGATACCGGGCCCGTGTGTCGAGCGGTCGACATGGACCGGGTCCGCCTCGTCGACACGGAGGGCAACACGGTCAGGCGCGGCGAAGCGGGCGAACTGTTGTTGCGCGGACCGAACCTGTTCGTCGGCTATTGGCTCGGCCCCGGACGCATTGACGACGCACGCAAGGATGGCTGGTGGGCCACCGGCGACGTGCTGCGCGAGGACGAAGCCGGCGATTTCTGGTACGTCGCCAGAAAGAAAAACCTGATCATTCGCGGCGGGTCGAACATCTCGCCGACCGAAATTGAGCATGCGCTCACCGTCCATCGCGGCGTGCGCGAAGCGGCGATAGTCGGCGTACCGGACCCCGTCCTCGGTCAGCGCGTGATCGGTTTCGTTGAACTGACCGAAGCCGTGACGCAGATCGGGGACGTGTTGCGCGACCTGTCCACCAGGGTGGCAAGCTACAAGATGCCGGAGCGGCTCATCGTCGTTGAGCAGTTGCCGCGCAATTCGTTAGGCAAAGTGGACCGGGCCAAACTGAAAGCCATCGGCGAGCGTCTGGACGATTGGCGCGCGGCGTGAACGGGCAATGTGTGTCCGGTAGCTGCGAAACCCAATTTCGCACGATACGGGCTGCGGACATGCGGATGCCCGTCGTTCCATTTGCTCGCCTTTGGTGTCCAGCGCGTTGCTTCATGCTCACGGGCGCGTTGATTTCGAATAACGTCCGTTCTCTGGGGGAATCAGGCGCCAGGTCAACACCACCACCAGACCAAAAGCGACATACAGAAGGGTGAAGACCCAGGCCGGCAAATCGTAGTACAGCAGGCGGCTCACCCAACGCTGGATGAAGCCTTGCGTGAGTCCCTGTGGTTCCAGCGAACCCGTGCGCAGCCAGTCCTCGAGCGTCGTCAACGGACACGCGATACCAAGCAGCGACAGTGTGGCCACGATAACGATCGCTAACAGATGTACGAGCCGGAAAAACCGCTGGCGTATCCACTTCCAGCGAAGACCGGCACCCACCCAGATCGCGATGAATCCGCTCACGATGAAAACCGCAAGCAGCGCGTGCGCGACAAGCACCGCATCGGCCAGCCAGATCATGAAGGCTTTCGCGCGGCCCTTTAGCGCCTATGCCGCATCACTTCCCAACAGTCGCGATGGTCCATCCGCCTGAGTTGCCGCCGCCGTATCATTTCGCGCCAGTAATGTCCGGCGACCAACAGCACGGCGACGCTCAGCCCAAACAGACCCAAGACGATTCCTGCCCCCGATTCGGCCATGCAACACTCCTTGACTGTGCAACTGATCAAGCGATACGTGTCATTCGTCGTTCAGGATACGCGCGGCGGCGTTCAGAAACATCTGACCGTCATCGGTAATGAGAGGGCGTTGCTGCCCGGAGGCGAGGTCTTCCAGCGTGACGAGTTGGCGCTCCAGAAGCGCTTCCAGATCGGCACCGTCCAGACTCAGCAGATCCGGTGCATCCTTGAGCAACATGAGGGTCGCGAATTCGTGTGGACTGAGCATCGTCGTCTCCTGGCTGAGCTTGCTGCTTCGCTGGGAACCTGATCCGTTGGCCTCGCTTTGCGAGCAGGATCAATCTTGTGATGACGGCTGCTGCATGTCACCTCGCGTTCGGGGACATGTCGCGCGCCGAGGTGCTCATCTTAATGCTGAGGCCCGCCATAGATCAACATGTGGGAAAGCTTTTTTTGAGCCGCTTTGCGCCAGGTGTTCGTCGGCGCCATACTTGATGCCTGCGAGTTCTATCCTGACGAATAGCCTGGCAGCGCTTCCATATACCGCCTCCATACGCGAAGGGAGGCCCATATGCCGGGCGCTGCGATCAAAACCTGAAGGAGATAACACTTGACCAGCTTCATCCTACGTAACGGTGCGCTACTTGATCCTACCCATCCGGACCTGCTGGAGGGCTTCGAAATCCTCATCGAAGACGGGTTCGTGCGCGAAGTGTCCGATCGACCGATCAAAAGCAGCAACGCGCGCGTGATCGACGTCAAAGGCAAAACGATCATGCCGGGTTTGATCGATCTCCACGTGCACGTCGTCGCAATCGGGTTCAATCTGCCGCGCGTGGCGACGCTGCCGAATGTGCTCGTCACGCTGCGCGCCGTGCCGATCATGCGCGCGATGCTGCGCCGCGGCTTCACCACCGTGCGCGATGCGGGCGGGGCAGGGTATCCATTCAAGCAGGCCGTCGAGTCGGGGCTCATCGAAGGTCCACGTCTTTTCGTATCCGGCCGCGCGTTGAGCCAGACGGGCGGACACGCCGATCCGCGCGCCCGCTCCGACTACATGCCATCCGATTCACCGTGCGGATGCTGCGTGCGCGTAGGCGCGCTCGGCCGCGTGGCGGACGGTGTCGACGAAGTGCGCCGGGCCGTGCGCGAGGAACTGCAGATGGGCGCCGACCAGATCAAGATCATGGCTTCGGGCGGGGTTGCTTCACCCACCGATCCGGTCGGCGCATTCGGTTACTCCGAAGACGAGATCCGCGCCATCGTCGCCGAAGCTCAAGGGCGCGGCACGTATGTGCTGGCGCATGCCTATACGCCTGAGGCGATCGCGCGCGCCGTGCGTTGTGGCGTGCGCACGATCGAGCACGGCAATCTGATCGACGAGGAGACCGCGCGCCTCGTCGCGGAGCACGGAGCGTATGTCGTGCCGACCCTCGTCACTTACGACGCCCTTGCAAGCGAGGGCGAGAAATATGGGCTGCCGCCGGCCAGCATCGCCAAGGTCGCGGACGTGCACGGCGCGGGTCTGCACTCGATTGAAATCATGAAACGCGCCGGCGTCAAAATGGGCTTCGGCACGGACCTGCTCGGCGAGGCGCAGCGGCTGCAAAGCGATGAGTTCCGGATTCTGGCCGACGTCATGTCGCCGGCCGAGGTGATCGCGAGCGCGACCCTCGTCGGCGCGGAAGTGCTCGGCATGCAGGACAAACTCGGCAGAATCATGCCGGGCGCCCATGCCGATGTGCTGGTGGTCGATGGCAATCCCTTGAAGTCCGTCGATTGCCTGTTAGGCCAGGGCGAGCATATTCCGCTCGTGATGAAGGATGGCCGGATCTTCGTCAACGAACTCGAAAGCGCCTGACCTTATAAGAGCCCGCCCGCGTTCGCGGCGCCCCACAGTCCCAACTGGAGCTTGTTCATGTCGATGATTGCCGCTCGCATCGAGCGACTGCCGTTTTCAGGTTTTCACCGCCGTTTGCTGCTGATGGGCGGCCTTGGCTATACCTTCGATGCGATGGACGCCGCCGTGCTCGCGTTCCTGCTGCCGGTGCTGCGCACGCAATGGGGGCTCACGAGCGTGCAGACCGGCGTGCTGGGAAGCGGGACGTTCATGGGCTATTTCGTCGGCGCGATGCTGGCGGGCATGCTCGGCGACATCATCGGCCGACGCAAGGTCATGATGTATGCGCTGGTGATCTACTGTGTCGCCTCGCTTGCCAGCGCGCTTGCGAACGACTGGGGATTTTTTCTGGCGACGCGGATTGTCGCCGGCCTGGGGACGGGAGCGGAAAGCGCCATCGTCGCGCCGTTTCTCTCCGAGTTCGTAGCGCGGCGCTATCGCGGCAGCTTCACCGGCAGTCTCGCGGGATTTTTCTCCTTTGGCTTCGTGGCGGCTGCACTGCTCGGCTATCTGGTGATCCCGCTCGCACCCAATGCATGGCGTGTGGTCATGGTGATCACGGCGCTGCCCATTGTGATGCTGCTCTGGTGGCGCCGAGCGTTGCCCGAGTCGCCGCGCTGGCTCGAGGCGCGCGACCGGCACGCGGAAGCCGATGCGATCGTGTCGCGAATGGAAGCGGAGGTGGTGAAAGCCGGCGTGCAGTTGGAGCCGCTGCCTCCCGTGCGCGAGGGAGCCGTTCCGCTTGCCGCCGGACGGGCCTCGATCATCGCGAACGTCAAGGCGTTGTGGGCGGCGAAGCTCGCGCGCATCACGGCCATGACGTGGCTGATGTGGCTATCCATCACGTTCAGCTATTACGCTTTTTTCACGTGGATTCCAGGCTTGCTGGTCCAGAACGGAATGACGATCACGCGGAGTTTTTCGTATTCGCTCGTGATTTACATTGCGCAGATCCCCGGCTACTTTTCGGGCGCGTGGCTCAATGAAAAAATCGGCCGCCAGGCGACGATCGCATCGTACATGATATTGGGCGGCGTCTCGGCGCTCGGGCTTGCGTTGACGCGCACGGATGCGGGCATCATGGTGTCGGGCATCCTGCTTTCGTTCTTCATGAACGGCACTTATGCCGGCGTGTATGCCTACACCCCCGAGGTTTTTCCCACCGACGTGCGCGCGACAGGCACCGGGCTCGCTTCGTCGATTGGCCGGCTGGGTGCGATTGCCGCGCCTATTCTCGTTGGCTATGTGTATCCGCTGCTGGGCTTTGCCGGGGTGTTCGGCGCGACGACGCTGGTGCTGCTGATCGGCGCGATGGCGGTGCTGCTCATGGGCGTGCCGACGCGCGGAAGATCGCTGGAGGACATTGCAGCAGGGCAGATCAACCAGTGAGAAAAGCGAACCTGGCTATCGCGACGATCCATCCGCCTGCGCGACGCAGCGCGAGCTAATGCTTGAGTCTGCCTCGTGGGGCTGAACGCGGGTCAACGCGTCCAGCCCCACGAAGAACCCTTTAAGCGCGGGTCGTCGCGATCGCGGTACGTGGCCGCAACGTCGCCATGATCAGATATGTGCCGCCGCCGATCAACACGCCGAAGAACCAGCCATAGGTATTCCACCAGACCGGCAGCAGGTTGGTGAAGTTGGGTAGAAAGGTCGAAAACACGCTGCCGATCGCCGCCGCGATCAACGCGTTGACGTTCCAGCCGCCTTCGTAACGGTACTCGCCATGCTCCTGATAGAGCGCCGCGACGTCGATGTTGCCCCTGGCCACCAGGTAGTAGTCCACCAGAATGATCCCCAGCAACGGGCCCATCGTCGCGCCGATCGCGTTGACGAAGTGCGCGGCGTTGCCTTCCCATGGCGCGAACGGGTAGAGCACCAGCGCGATAGCGGCGGCAATATAGCCGCCCCTCTTGAAACTGATCTGCTTGGGGAAAGCGTTCGAGATGTCGAACGCCGCCGAGACGAAATTGGCGACCACGTTGATGCCGAGCGTGGCGACCGCGAAGGTCAGCGCCGCGATGAGCGCCAGTAGCCAGCTATCGAACTTGGCTGAGATCTGCTCGGGGTGCAGCAGGACTTCGCCGTACACCTTGAAGGCGGCGATGGTGGTGATGCCGGCGACCAGCGAGAACGCGATCAGGTTGACCGGCAGGCCCCACAGATTGCCTTTCTTCACGGCGTCGCGATTCTTCGCGTAGCGTGAGAAGTCGCAAAAGTTCAGGTACAGCGCCGCGAAGTAGGTGATCCAGGTCGCGCCCACGGCCATCAGCGCCCAGAACGAGCCGGGCTCGCCGCTCACACCAGCGTCTTTGGTTTTGTCGAGCAGCACGTCCATCGGAATGACGTGCGCGAACGAGAAGCCGCCGGCCTTCACGCATAGGCCGATCGCGAGGATCAGCATCGCGACCCACACCGCCGGACCGGCCCAGTCCTGGAATTTGCGCACCGTCTCCATGCCCTTCTGGATGATGAGCAGTTGCAGCGCCCAGATGACCACGTAGCAGATCACCTCCAGTGCCGAGTGACCGAGCAAGTGCGTGCCCTTGTAAAACGCCATCAAACTGTCGCTGCGGATGAGCAACGCGACCATCGCGCCGGACGCCGCCGCCGTCTGCGCGCCGTACCAGAAGCAGGCCACCACCGCGCGCACCAGTGCGGCGAGGTTGGCGCCCCACACGCCGAAGGAGGCGCGCGCCAGCACCGGGTAAGGCACGCCGGTCTTCTCGCCGGCGTAGCCGATCAGGTTCATCAGTGCGAAGATCACCAGCGAGCCGAGCCCGATCGCCAGCACGAAGTTGGTAAACGTGCCGCACAGCAGGAACAGGCTGGCGGCGAGGTAGTAGCCCCAGAGGCTGTGCACGTCCGAGGTCCAGACGTTGAAGATGCTGAAGGCGCCCCAGTTGCGTACCCTCGAAGGCGCGAGATCTTCGTTGTAGAGGCCGGGGGAAGGATTGCGGATTTCCATTTGCCATCTCCTTTGAGTTCGTGGAACTGAGGAAACACCGCCGGAAGTCCCCGGGCGGCAATGCCCCGCATCTGAAGCAAGCGCGTATGCAAGAACTGTATGCACTTTGATGCGCAGTTCTGAATGGGTTAACCCTTAATCGACAGGCGTGCGGACGCAAGGCGACCGGTCGATTAGCGTGCCGAAGAAGTATCCGCTGACGATATGCGCGGCAGCGCACAGAGGCATCCGGGACGGCGCGCTAGCCTGATGGATGCCCCAGAGAAGTTTCCCCCGCTTCAAGGAGCAGTAGTTCCGCAGGTTCTTCGCTAGCCCCGGCTCTACACGCAGTCGGGCAAGGTTCGCTCGCAACACCAGGTCGACATCCGGGGAACCGCGCTGTCCCGCGGAAATGCAGCGTTTACGCCATCAGGTGCCACCGATGCGTCTCCAAGCCGCTCACTATGCGTTGCTTCTCGCCTGCGGATGCATGGCTATCACGGGTGCATTCGCCGACGATGCCGCCGGCGTCGTCAAGACGCTCAAGGGCACGGTGCGGATCGAGCGGGCCGGAGCAAGTTCGGGCGCGGCCATCGGCAGCGAGGTGTATGGCAGCGATCGCATCGTGACCGGCCCGCAGTCGTCGGTCGGCATCACGCTGCGTGACACCACCCAACTGTCGGCCGGCGCCGATACGATCCTCGACCTGAACAAATTCGCGTTCAATACCACGACCCATGACGGTGTGCTCGACGCGTCCATCAAACGCGGTTCCCTGGCCGTGATTTCAGGAAAGCTGGCGAAGGCGAATCCGGATGCCGTCCGTTTCAGCACGCCGACTACCACGCTGGGGGTGCGCGGCACGGAGTTCATCATCGAAGTCGGCGACAAAGGGGAGGGGGCACGTTGAAGGCTGCAATTCGACGTCACGGGCTGGCATTCGCAGCGGCATTCGTCATGCTGGCCTGGCTGGCCGCGTGCAGCACGCCGGACAAAATCATTCTATTGCCGGATCCGGATGGCAAGGTCGGCGCGGTCGTGGTCCACAGCGCCACCGCGGAGCAAACCATCGACAAGGCTTATGCCGGAGTCGACGTCAGCAAGGGCGGCACGATCGAAAAAACGCTGGATAGCCAATCCAGT
The nucleotide sequence above comes from Paraburkholderia sp. FT54. Encoded proteins:
- a CDS encoding superoxide dismutase translates to MASFSLLFSKIAYGAGAPDAGPAASMATSVVPAFLGSSPQTLPPLPWADNALEPAISARTIGIHHGKHHRAYFDNLHKLLAGTPLEQASLEQVIMQSHDQPALADVFNNAAQAWNHNFYWNSLSPAPSAPGEKLQAAIGRKFGSVEALAKTLAATSASQFGSGWGWLVLDRGELAVVKTSNAETPFTRGLVPLLTVDVWEHAYYLDYQNRRPDYLAATLSRHLNWAFASANLERASGGAG
- a CDS encoding DUF3455 domain-containing protein, producing MFRLSRRMRHSIGAGWLLAVVGTSAGAASIDPPDAHALLSATASGVQIYSCEYGANHTLGWVFRSPRATLFDASGTAVIEHSAGPSWEARDGSRIVGRVLAQMPGNTPNAVPQLLLETHSTGAKGMLSDVRYVQRTMTAGGAAPTAPCTVEHAPGSSPYIATYTFFK
- a CDS encoding type VI secretion system ImpA family N-terminal domain-containing protein, with the translated sequence METEFIAHQDWTEWLDALSDEAPCGPDLEYDPRFRELEQAVSGRPEAEYGATLVAAVPPDWVAANALCIELMAHTRDLRVVAWLARARLAREGVAGLADGLALAATLLDRNWDHVHPQLGWIEGDTPAVLEIGIRVRCAHAAVGNQHGGLERAGGRGRRRGIVAAAARGEYYRASGERPGNHCLLTQFHFADSFSCSE
- a CDS encoding universal stress protein yields the protein MPDHYNLLVYYDGSPESRSALLRVARSGYALTATVHVLSVVDIGSAVASSLGYVSDVACSHMESVAKQTLKEALDHLTQSGTVARGYVAVGNVVDSMANYAGLLNADLLVLGHRNPRGLARWLGQPSTHAELVKRAAGRAVITVPLD
- a CDS encoding class I adenylate-forming enzyme family protein encodes the protein MSRPGTRAQLIETPQLVTLPERLFDSAAARPHAVALIAGDDGWTYDRLARYIRRLSQGLLAQGLKPGDRVALHMTNKPETVAAYYACMLTGMIAVPLNNRLTRAELEPQLRRLQVSLYLGQTDLYGAIAAVDASILVADKRFLVDGSPQGTHARAWSELIEHELDELRLDPVRVDEPALLLSTSGTTGEPKFVTHTPRTACSMMQACQAIASRPYDVTLIATPMMHGAGLFTALTTLAAEGTCVLLDRFEPAAALDLIERHRCTMMMWLPFMYSEAIAEQIAQPRNVTSLGICLVGGDTTPPSLQEEFLRVFGVRMRNFLGMSESAGTFTYGFDTGPVCRAVDMDRVRLVDTEGNTVRRGEAGELLLRGPNLFVGYWLGPGRIDDARKDGWWATGDVLREDEAGDFWYVARKKNLIIRGGSNISPTEIEHALTVHRGVREAAIVGVPDPVLGQRVIGFVELTEAVTQIGDVLRDLSTRVASYKMPERLIVVEQLPRNSLGKVDRAKLKAIGERLDDWRAA
- a CDS encoding DUF2784 domain-containing protein translates to MIWLADAVLVAHALLAVFIVSGFIAIWVGAGLRWKWIRQRFFRLVHLLAIVIVATLSLLGIACPLTTLEDWLRTGSLEPQGLTQGFIQRWVSRLLYYDLPAWVFTLLYVAFGLVVVLTWRLIPPENGRYSKSTRP
- a CDS encoding amidohydrolase family protein, producing the protein MTSFILRNGALLDPTHPDLLEGFEILIEDGFVREVSDRPIKSSNARVIDVKGKTIMPGLIDLHVHVVAIGFNLPRVATLPNVLVTLRAVPIMRAMLRRGFTTVRDAGGAGYPFKQAVESGLIEGPRLFVSGRALSQTGGHADPRARSDYMPSDSPCGCCVRVGALGRVADGVDEVRRAVREELQMGADQIKIMASGGVASPTDPVGAFGYSEDEIRAIVAEAQGRGTYVLAHAYTPEAIARAVRCGVRTIEHGNLIDEETARLVAEHGAYVVPTLVTYDALASEGEKYGLPPASIAKVADVHGAGLHSIEIMKRAGVKMGFGTDLLGEAQRLQSDEFRILADVMSPAEVIASATLVGAEVLGMQDKLGRIMPGAHADVLVVDGNPLKSVDCLLGQGEHIPLVMKDGRIFVNELESA
- a CDS encoding MFS transporter produces the protein MSMIAARIERLPFSGFHRRLLLMGGLGYTFDAMDAAVLAFLLPVLRTQWGLTSVQTGVLGSGTFMGYFVGAMLAGMLGDIIGRRKVMMYALVIYCVASLASALANDWGFFLATRIVAGLGTGAESAIVAPFLSEFVARRYRGSFTGSLAGFFSFGFVAAALLGYLVIPLAPNAWRVVMVITALPIVMLLWWRRALPESPRWLEARDRHAEADAIVSRMEAEVVKAGVQLEPLPPVREGAVPLAAGRASIIANVKALWAAKLARITAMTWLMWLSITFSYYAFFTWIPGLLVQNGMTITRSFSYSLVIYIAQIPGYFSGAWLNEKIGRQATIASYMILGGVSALGLALTRTDAGIMVSGILLSFFMNGTYAGVYAYTPEVFPTDVRATGTGLASSIGRLGAIAAPILVGYVYPLLGFAGVFGATTLVLLIGAMAVLLMGVPTRGRSLEDIAAGQINQ
- a CDS encoding NCS1 family nucleobase:cation symporter-1 gives rise to the protein MEIRNPSPGLYNEDLAPSRVRNWGAFSIFNVWTSDVHSLWGYYLAASLFLLCGTFTNFVLAIGLGSLVIFALMNLIGYAGEKTGVPYPVLARASFGVWGANLAALVRAVVACFWYGAQTAAASGAMVALLIRSDSLMAFYKGTHLLGHSALEVICYVVIWALQLLIIQKGMETVRKFQDWAGPAVWVAMLILAIGLCVKAGGFSFAHVIPMDVLLDKTKDAGVSGEPGSFWALMAVGATWITYFAALYLNFCDFSRYAKNRDAVKKGNLWGLPVNLIAFSLVAGITTIAAFKVYGEVLLHPEQISAKFDSWLLALIAALTFAVATLGINVVANFVSAAFDISNAFPKQISFKRGGYIAAAIALVLYPFAPWEGNAAHFVNAIGATMGPLLGIILVDYYLVARGNIDVAALYQEHGEYRYEGGWNVNALIAAAIGSVFSTFLPNFTNLLPVWWNTYGWFFGVLIGGGTYLIMATLRPRTAIATTRA
- a CDS encoding FecR domain-containing protein codes for the protein MRLQAAHYALLLACGCMAITGAFADDAAGVVKTLKGTVRIERAGASSGAAIGSEVYGSDRIVTGPQSSVGITLRDTTQLSAGADTILDLNKFAFNTTTHDGVLDASIKRGSLAVISGKLAKANPDAVRFSTPTTTLGVRGTEFIIEVGDKGEGAR